Proteins encoded in a region of the Anopheles aquasalis chromosome 2, idAnoAquaMG_Q_19, whole genome shotgun sequence genome:
- the LOC126570107 gene encoding mediator of RNA polymerase II transcription subunit 31 isoform X1 — MANKMVGKGKLAVESEDAQKLRFQVELEFVQCLANPNYLHFLAQRGYFKDAAFVNYLKYLLYWKEPEYAKYIKFPMCLYFLDLLQYEHFRREIVSAQCCKFIDDQAILLWQHYTRRRTRLTALGTTSLTGLAVGGQPVGGGVQGTLLSNEPSIMGSCNNGNNGSQNSSSNNGTMAGGGGLMNSNSMNSNNGPNGGAGVGVNMPPSSAQQSIAQNGGASMTQHNGVGGLLMGNPLGSLGGGAAGGGGGGGSVTGGGGSINQKVP, encoded by the exons ATGGCTAATAAAATGGTCGGTAAGGGTAAAT TGGCGGTCGAATCGGAAGACGCCCAGAAGCTCAGATTTCAGGTCGAACTAGAGTTCGTCCAGTGTCTCGCCAATCCCAACTATCTACACT TCCTGGCACAGCGTGGCTACTTTAAAGATGCCGCCTTCGTGAACTATCTCAAGTATCTGCTGTACTGGAAGGAACCGGAGTACGCCAAGTACATCAAATTCCCGATGTGTCTGTACTttctcgatctgctgcagTACGAGCACTTTCGGCGTGAAATCGTGAGCGCCCAGTGCTGCAAGTTCATCGACGATCAGGCGATCCTGCTGTGGCAGCACTATACACGGCGACGCACGCGTCTCACGGCCCTCGGTACCACCAGCCTGACGGGGCTGGCCGTTGGCGGCcaaccggtcggtggtggtgtccagGGTACGCTTCTATCGAACGAACCTTCGATCATGGGCTCGTgcaacaatggcaacaacggcagccaaaacagtagcagcaacaatggcacgatggccggtggcggtgggctGATGAACAGTAATAGCATGAACAGCAACAATGGTCCCAACGGTGGGGCGGGTGTGGGTGTGAATATGCCACCTTCGTCCGCGCAACAGTCGATAGCGCAGAATGGAGGCGCTAGCATGACGCAGCAcaacggtgtcggtggcctGTTGATGGGCAACCCGCTCGGCTCACTTGGCGGTGGTGCggccggtggaggtggtggtggtggcagtgtgaccggcggtggcggcagtatCAATCAGAAAGTTCCTTAG
- the LOC126570091 gene encoding DDB1- and CUL4-associated factor 12 homolog → MSKTLKRPVAGTLPHCYITSRLEERRARNRALRQERRRKPEKPDDFVTYDDTDSDDETPYQQKQVLKTSYNFVDYIRSRESDLREVRSIDPAYSSRHILTHDMFKETPIPLGNINKVFCSQWLSNRQVVFGTKCNKLMVYDVNTRRVDAIPTLPNSRSGSPDTQSGIHACQINPSHTMLATGARHSADIAIYSLPTLDPVCIGESAHTDWVFDMCWLDDQFLVSGSRDTKLALWRVNEDVMTYPKGKEADELAENGADGAETDQQEPVQDVPRYATISPVSVKDCRGAQKIRAVCFNREYRELALLSLNGYLHLFNAETFSQKLSRKLPNCQENVCIACQPRGLYAVGCRSYTLLLDPRTLQPVKKIASRYSGCGIRSASFQSNILTIGTGMGMLMFYDIRAGKYLESCINSSRTVVLKASRGYVAQFPDEEMDGFQQLKYTPAIYTHCYDNSGTRLFTAGGPLPATLIGNYAGIWQ, encoded by the exons ATGTCGAAAACCCTGAAACGCCCGGTGGCGGGGACCCTTCCGCACTGCTACATTACGAGCAGGCTCGAGGAACGGAGAGCTCGGAACCGGGCACTGAGGCAGGAGCGTCGACGGAAACCGGAGAAACCGGACGATTTCGTGACGTACGATGACACGGATAGCGACGATGAGACGCCGTACCAGCAGAAACAGGTGCTCAAGACGTCGTACAACTTTGTCGATTATATCCGCAGCCGGGAGTCGGACCTACGCGAggtgcgctcgatcgatccggcTTATTCGAGCCGCCACATCCTCACGCACGACATGTTCAAGGAAACGCCAATCCCGCTCGGTAACATCAACAAAGTGTTCTGCTCGCAGTGGCTCAGCAACCGCCAGGTAGTGTTCGGTACGAAGTGCAATAAGCTGATGGTGTACGATGTGAACACACGGCGGGTCGATGCGATACCGACGCTCCCGAACAGCCGCAGCGGCAGCCCCGACACGCAGTCCGGTATACATGCGTGCCAGATCAATCCGAGCCACACGATGCTTGCGACCGGTGCCCGACATTCGGCCGACATCGCCATCTACAGCCTGCCTACGCTCGATCCGGTCTGCATCGGCGAGAGCGCCCACACGGACTGGGTGTTCGATATGTGCTGGCTGGACGATCAGTTTCTAGTGTCCGGCTCCAGGGATACCAAGCTGGCGCTGTGGCGTGTGAACGAGGACGTGATGACCTATCCGAAGGGTAAAGAGGCGGACGAACTGGCCGAGAACGGTGCTGACGGTGCGGAGACGGATCAACAGGAACCCGTACAGGACGTTCCACGGTACGCAACCATTTCGCCCGTTTCGGTCAAGGATTGCCGGGGCGCACAGAAGATACGGGCCGTGTGCTTTAACCGAGAGTACCGGGAACTGGCCCTGCTGTCGCTGAACGGTTATCTGCATCTGTTTAACGCGGAAACATTCAGCCAGAAGCTATCTCGTAAGCTACCCAACTGCCAGGAAAACGTTTGTATCGCTTGCCAACCACGCGGACTGTATGCTGTCGGATGTCGCTCCTACACGCTTCTGCTGGATCCCAGAACGTTACAA CCGGTGAAGAAGATTGCTTCGCGGTACAGTGGGTGCGGGATCCGGTCGGCGAGCTTCCAGAGTAATATTCTGACCATCGGAACCGGTATGGGTATGCTGATGTTCTACGACATACGAGCGGGCAAGTATCTGGAATCGTGCATCAACTCATCCCGCACGGTAGTGCTCAAGGCAAGCCGGGGCTACGTG GCTCAGTTTCCAGACGAAGAGATGGATGGCTTCCAGCAGCTAAAGTACACGCCTGCTATCTACACACATTGCTACGACAACAGTGGCACTAGGTTATTCACTGCCGGCGGGCCTCTCCCGGCCACGTTGATCGGCAATTATGCGGGAATTTGGCAATAG
- the LOC126570106 gene encoding tetraspanin-33-like: MPPYRYPTNNFTYVSSCVKYMIFLLNFIFWLFGGLLIGIGFYAFVDKWQATGLIKLETFYDIVLNLSLVMIIAGGIVFVVSLAGCLGALRENTCLLKFYSLCLLIFFLCEMAIAITAFVFPHKVNSVLEESFTDKIITTYRDDPDLQNLIDFAQQEFHCCGLSNEGYLDWGKNEYFNCSSPSVEKCGVPYSCCINATDITSGLVNIMCGYHIQQQSVAAASKKIWTNGCIEIVRVWAERNLYVIAGIALGAAISQLFIIYLAKTLEGQIDLQKSSWS; this comes from the coding sequence ATGCCACCCTACCGCTATCCCACCAACAACTTCACGTACGTCAGCTCCTGCGTGAAGTACATGATATTTCTGCTCAACTTCATCTTCTGGCTGTTCGGTGGACTGCTGATCGGCATCGGATTCTACGCGTTCGTCGACAAATGGCAGGCCACGGGGCTCATAAAGCTGGAAACGTTTTACGACATCGTGCTAAACCTTTCGCTGGTCATGATCATCGCTGGGGGTATTGTGTTCGTGGTGAGCCTGGCCGGATGCCTGGGAGCGTTGCGGGAAAACACCTGCCTGCTGAAGTTCTACTCGCTCTGTTTGCTGATATTTTTCCTATGCGAgatggccatcgccatcacggCGTTCGTGTTTCCGCATAAGGTCAACAGCGTGCTGGAGGAATCGTTTACGGACAAAATCATCACCACGTACCGCGACGATCCGGATCTGCAGAATTTGATCGACTTCGCCCAGCAAGAGTTCCACTGCTGCGGGCTCAGCAACGAAGGCTACTTGGATTGGGGCAAGAACGAGTACTTTAACTGCTCATCGCCGAGCGTGGAGAAGTGTGGCGTACCGTACAGCTGCTGCATTAACGCCACGGACATCACCTCCGGGCTGGTGAACATCATGTGCGGATACCACATCCAGCAGCAATCGGTGGCCGCGGCCAGCAAGAAGATATGGACCAACGGTTGCATCGAGATCGTGCGCGTATGGGCCGAGCGGAACCTGTACGTCATTGCGGGCATTGCGCTCGGAGCGGCCATCAGCCAGCTGTTCATCATCTATCTCGCCAAGACTCTCGAAGGACAGATCGATCTGCAGAAAAGTAGCTGGTCATAG
- the LOC126570118 gene encoding uncharacterized protein LOC126570118 has protein sequence MNARRMLVLGLVVVLIVASVCEARRRFPLRRRGPSRKTLKQLYYESRETNTPNFVRLVLMRLIYGIATQMGVEERLDNVFGGAFVPPNAADEGSDFFDVLSDESGEDFSFGL, from the coding sequence ATGAACGCCCGTCGGATGCTAGTGcttgggctggtggtggtgctgattgtGGCGAGCGTGTGCGAAGCGCGGCGCCGGTTTCCCCTCCGCCGAAGGGGTCCATCGCGCAAAACGCTCAAACAGCTGTACTACGAGTCGCGCGAAACCAACACGCCCAACTTTGTccggctggtgctgatgcGGCTGATCTACGGCATTGCCACCCAGATGGGGGTCGAGGAGCGGCTGGACAACGTGTTTGGTGGCGCTTTTGTGCCACCGAATGCCGCCGACGAGGGTTCCGATTTCTTCGACGTGCTGAGCGACGAAAGTGGCGAAGACTTTAGCTTCGGTCTGTGA
- the LOC126570099 gene encoding structure-specific endonuclease subunit SLX1 homolog, which translates to MAAEEEIADFYGVYLLVSKSTNPKFAGRTYIGYTVDPNRRIKQHNRGKDAGGAFRTSNRGPWTMVMIVHGFPNNISALRFEWAWQQPRVSRRLKQIPEIQKKQRKETNFEYNFRILSEMLRIGPWNRLPLTIRWLAEDFHREFAVGKTPPLHMPICFGRVKMVKKGKPEKKGEKKKKKIGKKLDNKIPIQYDLDEFDRLVMGGEKVLQGDDDVNHAESITISSGSENESEEDLPTDDATRLDCVLCSQSMSDGGEGNNGEEAVVRCIQPRCALVCHIECLAKQVLEPGQYVPIEGDCPICETHFLWGDLIRKSNGCCDLIADAENVDPLEINDVSDDGD; encoded by the exons aTGGCCGCGGAAGAGGAAATAGCCGATTTCTACGGTGTGTACTTGCTGGTGAGTAAAAGTACGAACCCAAAGTTCGCAGGACGAACCTACATAGGCTATACGGTCGATCCGAATCGGAGAATCAAGCAGCACAATCGTGGCAAGGATGCAGGCGGAGCGTTTCGAACTTCCAATCGTGGCCCATG GACGATGGTTATGATCGTACACGGCTTCCCAAATAACATATCCGCGTTGCGC TTTGAATGGGCTTGGCAACAGCCGCGGGTGTCCCGCCGATTGAAACAAATACCGGAGATACAGAAAAAGCAGCGCAAGGAGACAAACTTTGAGTACAACTTTCGAATACTGTCGGAAATGCTCCGGATAGGGCCATGGAATCGATTGCCGCTCACGATACGCTGGCTTGCCGAGGATTTCCACCGAGAATTTGCG GTCGGCAAGACACCACCCTTGCATATGCCTATCTGTTTTGGCCGTGTTAAGATggtgaagaaaggaaaaccggAGAAGAAAggtgagaaaaagaagaagaaaatcggCAAGAAATTAGATAACAAAATACCGATCCAGTACGACCTGGATGAGTTCGATCGGCTGGTGATGGGTGGTGAGAAAGTGCTccagggtgatgatgatgtaaacCATGCAGAGAGCATTACAATTAGTTCCGGATCCGAGAACGAATCTGAAGAAGACCTACCAACGGACGACGCAACACGGCTCGACTGTGTGCTTTGTAGTCAATCGATGAGTGATGGTGGAGAAGGCAACAACGGTGAGGAAGCAGTTGTACGATGTATACAGCCACGGTGTGCCCTGGTTTGTCACATTGAATGCTTGGCCAAGCAAGTGCTGGAACCGGGTCAGTACGTTCCCATCGAGGGCGACTGTCCCATCTGTGAGACACACTTCCTGTGGGGTGATTTAATTCGGAAATCCAACGGTTGTTGCGATCTGATTGCTGATGCCGAAAACGTTGATCCACTTGAAATTAACGACGTTTCGGATGACGGTGACTAG
- the LOC126570107 gene encoding mediator of RNA polymerase II transcription subunit 31 isoform X2 gives MVMMNPYGLAVESEDAQKLRFQVELEFVQCLANPNYLHFLAQRGYFKDAAFVNYLKYLLYWKEPEYAKYIKFPMCLYFLDLLQYEHFRREIVSAQCCKFIDDQAILLWQHYTRRRTRLTALGTTSLTGLAVGGQPVGGGVQGTLLSNEPSIMGSCNNGNNGSQNSSSNNGTMAGGGGLMNSNSMNSNNGPNGGAGVGVNMPPSSAQQSIAQNGGASMTQHNGVGGLLMGNPLGSLGGGAAGGGGGGGSVTGGGGSINQKVP, from the exons atggtgatgatgaaccCGTACGGCT TGGCGGTCGAATCGGAAGACGCCCAGAAGCTCAGATTTCAGGTCGAACTAGAGTTCGTCCAGTGTCTCGCCAATCCCAACTATCTACACT TCCTGGCACAGCGTGGCTACTTTAAAGATGCCGCCTTCGTGAACTATCTCAAGTATCTGCTGTACTGGAAGGAACCGGAGTACGCCAAGTACATCAAATTCCCGATGTGTCTGTACTttctcgatctgctgcagTACGAGCACTTTCGGCGTGAAATCGTGAGCGCCCAGTGCTGCAAGTTCATCGACGATCAGGCGATCCTGCTGTGGCAGCACTATACACGGCGACGCACGCGTCTCACGGCCCTCGGTACCACCAGCCTGACGGGGCTGGCCGTTGGCGGCcaaccggtcggtggtggtgtccagGGTACGCTTCTATCGAACGAACCTTCGATCATGGGCTCGTgcaacaatggcaacaacggcagccaaaacagtagcagcaacaatggcacgatggccggtggcggtgggctGATGAACAGTAATAGCATGAACAGCAACAATGGTCCCAACGGTGGGGCGGGTGTGGGTGTGAATATGCCACCTTCGTCCGCGCAACAGTCGATAGCGCAGAATGGAGGCGCTAGCATGACGCAGCAcaacggtgtcggtggcctGTTGATGGGCAACCCGCTCGGCTCACTTGGCGGTGGTGCggccggtggaggtggtggtggtggcagtgtgaccggcggtggcggcagtatCAATCAGAAAGTTCCTTAG